TCCGAAATTTCTGACAACGACAAATCACTCTATTCGTGGCACAGATGAATCTACGAACAGAAGGAAATTTGAAGTGCTGATTAGCAGCCACTACGGGGAGCACCACACACCCAGGGATGATTTTGGACACGATTTAATTTTCGATTGGAGCACCGAAGAATGGGAAGCAAGCCATTGTTTTCTAATTGGGAGCATTCAATTATTTCTGGAGCACGGGCTACCGGAGCACCAGATGGACGAGCACTCGGCGTTGAAAATTGCCATCTCTGAGACTTCAAAAGAGTTCGTTGACTTCATGCTTGACGCGCTCCGGACGGGTGAAATTCGTAATAATGTGGAATTCGACCGCAAAGAACTATACCAAAAATTTACCGGCGAATTCGAAGGGACAAGCGATTTCAAGAGCTTGAGGTTGCGTTCGTTCACAGGCTGGATAATAAAATTTTGCCGTGTTTTCAGGCTTTATTATTCAGACAGGCGGTCGAATTCACAAAATCTCTCAAAAATATGGAATCTTAAAAATAATGTTCTTTTAGCGGAGATATTAGGGGAAAATGATGAAAGAAACCGCCTTTTTCCCCCCGATACCGCCTGATTTCGGTGAAACCGCCTGATTAGGCGGTATGCAGATTTTTTTGTAACTTATTATTTTATATATATGTTACAGCCACAAAAGGCGTTAAGGCGGTACTTCTATAGAAAGTTTTATAGAAAAATTTAAATATATATAAAAAAAAAGGGAGATGGTAGAAAAATGGTAGAACTCATATATATATATAGAAGGGTGTATCGTGCTTTTCCGCCTTAACGCCTGCAAGCGCTTGTAAGTTATTTGGATGAAAGGAGTTACGGCGATAACGTTTTAAAATTCCTTACCGCCTGCAAGCGCCTAATGTAGTTTTTTCGGATGGATGAGGCTGTAAGTTATTATAATTAAAGAGGTTAGAGATGAAAGAGAAAACGCCTGCATATTTCAGGGCAAAATTAGCCGGAACAGGGGAGTACGAACGGGATGAACGACAGGGAATACAGAACCCCCCGCCAACATGGAAACGGGGGCCAACTTGGGAAAAATATCGGGAAGAAAATCCACATCCGTATTTTGTATTTTTTGCGGACGGTGTACCGGTTGCTGAGGGACACTTTGCGCTTGCGACATTGCGTGCTCCTAGAGAAGATGGGAGCACGGTAATGACAAGATTCTATCGGGAGCATCAAAACGGGGAAATTTATATGAAAGACAAAAATTTACCATTTTAAAAAAAGGAGCATAAAAATGGAACTAAGACAATATCAAAAACAATTAGCGGAGCACGGAGCACGGATAGCACGGGAGCACGGTTTCGTATATTTGGCAATGGAGATGCGAGTCGGCAAAACCGCAATTAGTCTTGCAATTGCCAGGCAACTGAAAAAAGATGGGAACATATTATTCGTTAGCAAGAAAAAAGCACTTCCTTCAATCCAGGCGGACGCGGACGCAATGGAAGTCAAAAACATTACAATTACTAATTACGAACAGCTGTCCAAAATCACGGAGCACCCTGCGATTGTAGTGATAGACGAGGCGCATTCTATCGGGCAATATCCGAAACCGAATTTACGCTGCAGGGAGTTGCGGCGGATAATCAGCTCTGGGGAGACGACTGTGATTTACCTTTCAGGCACACCCACGCCGGAAACTTATTCGCAAATATATTTCCAGTTCTCAGTCCTGGGTGCGGTTTCACCCTTTTCGCATTACAAAAATTTCTACTATTGGGCTCGGGACTTTGTGGATATTAGGGAGAAGTATATTAACGGCTACAGGATAAAAGATTACTCGGGCGCCAAAATCGACAAGATAGAAAAGGTGTTGCGGCAATATCGTCTCACATACACGCAACAGGAAGCTGGGTTCTCAAGCGAAATTGAGGAAGAAATTGTAACGGTTGAAATGCCACACACATTGCAATGGCTGATTAAAAAAATTAAAATGGATGGCTACTATAAATTCAAAGATGGCACGGAGATAGTTGCGGATTCCGCTGTGAAGCTGATGGGAAAAATACACCAAATAAGCAGCGGCACAGTGATAACGGAGACGGGGGAGACGAAAATTCTCAGCACTTATAAAGCTGATTATATCAAAAAAATGTATGGAGACAAAAAGATTGCAATCTACTATAAGTTCATTGCAGAGGGCGAGATGCTCCGACAGGCATTCCCGGATGCCACCACTTCACCGGAAGAATTCAATGATTCGGAAGAGAGAAAAGTTTTCATATCGCAAATCCAGAGTGGGAGCATGGGAATTAATCTTAGTACGGCGGACATTCTGTTGTTTTTCAACATCGATTTTTCTGCAACCCAATATTATCAAGCCCGAGCCCGTTTGGGTGCAATGGACAGGGAGCATGCACAGTTGATACATTGGATATTTTCCGATGTGGGACTTGAAAAACAAGTTTACCGGGCCGTGCAAAAAAAGAAAAGTTATACAGTATCACATTACCGCCGGGAGAATCAGCGTGGTCAAAACAGAATCAGATTTGCAGCGGCAATGTATTGATTGGTTGCGCCGGGAGCATCCTGCTGTTTACGCTCGAAAAATAATAGTCGCGAACAGAGCCGGGACACCGGATTTATTAATGTGTATCCGGGGACGTTTCGTAGCGATCGAGTTCAAAACTGAGGGCGGCAAACAGACAGCGCTGCAAAAATATAATGAGCAGCAAATTAAACAAGCAGGTGGCAAGTATAGCATCGTAATGAATTTAGAAAAATTTAAATCGGAGATAGAAAAATGGCAAAAAGAGAATATAAAATAACAACAAACGGTGTTCCGAGCATAAATCCGGAGCGCGTGAAAAAAATGTGTTTTGAAG
The DNA window shown above is from Bacteroidia bacterium and carries:
- a CDS encoding VRR-NUC domain-containing protein, which translates into the protein MVKTESDLQRQCIDWLRREHPAVYARKIIVANRAGTPDLLMCIRGRFVAIEFKTEGGKQTALQKYNEQQIKQAGGKYSIVMNLEKFKSEIEKWQKENIK